In Curtobacterium sp. L6-1, a genomic segment contains:
- a CDS encoding response regulator transcription factor, with translation MTSTTHAGHPTESSPLVLLAEDDDDVRETTELLLLRRGWRVTATVDGIAALESVDTEVPDVAVLDVAMPRLNGLDLTARLTALGIPVVLLTARSLPLDEVTGLAAGADDYVTKPFDADVLSARLHAVLRRRLGPPQELVTIGDVRVDVRARRVERRGAQVPLTSVEFRVLEALLRNRGAVLSREQVIAMVWDSTWQDPRIVDTNVQRLRRKLGPTVIETVRGFGYRVDRAPA, from the coding sequence ATGACCTCCACGACGCACGCCGGGCACCCGACCGAGTCCTCGCCGCTCGTGCTGCTCGCCGAGGACGACGACGACGTCCGCGAGACGACGGAGCTCCTGCTCCTCCGGCGCGGCTGGCGCGTCACCGCGACGGTCGACGGCATCGCGGCGCTGGAGTCCGTCGACACCGAGGTGCCGGACGTCGCCGTGCTCGACGTCGCCATGCCGCGACTCAACGGCCTCGACCTGACGGCCCGGCTCACGGCACTCGGCATCCCCGTCGTCCTGCTCACCGCACGCAGCCTGCCCCTCGACGAGGTCACCGGGCTGGCGGCCGGCGCTGACGACTACGTCACGAAGCCGTTCGACGCGGACGTCCTGTCGGCCCGGCTGCACGCCGTGCTGCGTCGACGCCTCGGTCCGCCGCAGGAACTCGTGACGATCGGCGACGTCCGGGTCGACGTCCGCGCCCGACGGGTCGAACGTCGGGGCGCGCAGGTCCCGCTGACGTCCGTCGAGTTCCGCGTGCTCGAGGCGCTGCTCCGGAACCGCGGTGCCGTCCTCAGCCGGGAACAGGTCATCGCGATGGTGTGGGACAGCACCTGGCAGGACCCGCGGATCGTCGACACCAACGTGCAGCGGCTGCGGCGGAAGCTCGGGCCGACGGTCATCGAGACGGTCCGCGGGTTCGGGTACCGCGTCGACCGGGCCCCCGCGTGA